One stretch of Excalfactoria chinensis isolate bCotChi1 chromosome 2, bCotChi1.hap2, whole genome shotgun sequence DNA includes these proteins:
- the MYD88 gene encoding myeloid differentiation primary response protein MyD88 has protein sequence MATVPVGESSAPGPEPADLHAVPMVALNYGVRRRLGLYLNPRAATAADWTALAEELGCDYLEIRRLEALPDPTAALLDEWQSRCPGGATVGQLLELLRQLGRHDVLLELTGSVEEDCKKYLRRKRQEAEQPLQVPAVDSSVPKTSELMGITTRDDPYGHGTEMFDAFICYCQKDLQFVQEMIRELEQTEFKLKLCVFDRDVLPGSCVWSISGELIERRCRRMVVVISDDYLESDECDFQTKFALSLSPGARLKRLIPVKCKTMKNEFPSILRFITICDYTNPCTKKWFWTRLAKSLLLP, from the exons ATGGCTACTGTGCCCGTGGGTGAGAGCTCCGCTCCCGGCCCCGAGCCGGCGGATCTGCACGCCGTGCCCATGGTGGCCCTCAACTACGGCGTGCGGCGCCGCCTCGGCCTTTACCTCAACCCGCGGGCGGCGACCGCCGCCGACTGGACCGCGCTGGCGGAGGAGCTGGGCTGCGACTACCTGGAGATCCGGCGGCTCGAGGCGCTGCCCGACCCCACGGCCGCGCTGCTGGACGAGTGGCAGAGCCGCTGTCCCGGCGGAGCCACCGTGGGTCAACTGCTGGAGCTCCTGCGGCAGCTGGGCCGTCACGATGTCCTGCTGGAGCTGACCGGCAGCGTGG AGGAGGACTGCAAGAAGTACTTACGGAGGAAGCGGCAGGAGGCTGAGCAGCCATTGCAGGTCCCGGCAGTAGACAGCAGCGTGCCGAAGACATCAGAGCTGATGGGCATCACCACGAGGGATGATCCATACG GGCACGGAACAGAGATGTTTGATGCCTTCATCTGCTACTGTCAGAAAGACCTTCAGTTTGTCCAggagatgatcagagagctggagcaaaCGGAATTCAAACTGAAGCTCTGTGTGTTTGATCGGGATGTCTTGCCAGGATCGTGTGTGTGGTCCATCAGTGGAGAACTCATAGAAAGAAG GTGTCGGAGGATGGTGGTCGTCATTTCAGATGATTACCTGGAAAGCGATGAATGTGATTTTCAGACCAAATTTGCTCTTAGTCTTTCCCCAG GTGCTCGTCTCAAGCGGCTGATTCCAGTCAAGTGCAAGACTATGAAGAACGAGTTTCCAAGTATCTTGCGGTTCATTACAATTTGTGATTACACCAATCCTTGCACCAAAAAATGGTTCTGGACAAGACTGGCAAAATCTCTCTTGCTGCCATGA